The Candidatus Palauibacter soopunensis sequence AGCGGCGGTCGTCGGAGTCGTACCCCATGAGGGTGGGGAAGTCGAACGCGACGGAAAGCCCCGTCTGTCCGCGTCGGAGGAGGTACTTGTAGCGCTCGTTCGTCTCGTGCGCGGTGGCGAAGCCGGAGAAGAGCCGCATCGTCCACAGCTTCGTGCGGTACATCGAATGATACGGGCCGCGCGTGAACGGGAACTCGCCCGGCGTGCCGAGCCGGTCCAGGTATCCCCCCGGGCCGGTGTCGCCGGCGTCGAGGGGGGTGTAGAGCGGCTTGATCTCGCGCCCGGAGATGCTCCGGAAGCTGGTGTCGTCGCGCTGCGGCGCCTGACGGAAGACCGCCTCCCAAAGCTCGAGTTGATCGCTCAGCGCGCCGTGCTTGCTCATGCCCCGTCCTGTATCGTCCGGCCCACGCCGCGGCCTCCGTGCCGCGCGCTACCGGCTCCCAAAGTAGGGAACGGACGTTCCCGCGGGAACGTGCCCGTGCAGACCACACCAGGCCGCGAACGCCTGAGAGAGGCAAGATGATGCGCAGACGATGGATCCTTCCGGCCCTCGGGATGGGGTCGCTCTTCGCGATGGCGGCCGGGTGCGCGCACGCGCAACGGGGCCCGCTCGTGGCGGACCGGCCGGACTTCACGGAGGCGGCCGCGACGGTGGGGCGCGGCGTGGTCCAGCTCGAGTTCGGCTACACCTACGAGCACGACCGGCCCGAGGGCAGCCGCGGCGGGGTGTGGACGCACTCGCTGGGCGAGCCTCTCCTGCGAATCGGGGTGCTCGGCGAGAGCCTCGAACTTCGGCTGGGCCTGAGCCCCGTGTCGGTGGGCGCGGGGGCGGACGGGCGCAGCTTCACCGAGACCGGAATGGAAGACCTTTACCTGGGCACAAAGCTGTTGCTGGCCGAACAGGAGGGGCTGCGGCCCGCGCTGGCGATCCTTCCCCAGGTGACGGTCCCCACGGGGGGCGACGCGTTCACGAGCGACCGCACGCTGCCGGGCGTGAACTTCATCTACGGCTGGGACCTCTCGGAGACCGTCGCGCTGTCGGGCAGCACGCAAATGAATCGGGCTTTGAGCGAGGCCGGCGGCGGAGGGCCCCGGGGGGGAGAGGAGGAATACGCGGAGTGGGCGCAGTCGGCCGTGGCCGGGTTCTCCGTGGGCGCGCGGGCCGGGGTCTACGCCGAGTGGTTCGCCTTCTTCCACGCGGAACCGGAGGGGACCCGCGCGGAGCACTACGCGAACGGCGGCTTCACCTGGAGCTTCAGCGACGACCTTCAGTGGGACGTCCGCGCCGGCGTGGGATTGAACGAGTCCGCCGCGGACTTCTTCGCGGGGACGGGGCTCGTCGTCAGGTTCCCCTGAGCGTCTCCCTGAACTCTTCGTACAGCCGGCGCGCGATCGCGTAGGGGGAAGCCCCGGAATCCAGCGTCTCGGGGGCGGCCCGGCGCCAGATCCGTTGCGCGTCGCGTTGTGAGCGGCGGAGGAGCGCGTCGTGCGCGCGGCGGAGGCGGGCGGCCCGGCGGTGCGCCTCGAGCTTTCCCGTCGACCGGAGCCAGTCGAAGTGCCGGTCCAGGTGCGCCGCGAACTCCTCGACCCCCCGGGCCTCCGGCGCAACCGTCTGCGTGAT is a genomic window containing:
- a CDS encoding transporter; protein product: MMRRRWILPALGMGSLFAMAAGCAHAQRGPLVADRPDFTEAAATVGRGVVQLEFGYTYEHDRPEGSRGGVWTHSLGEPLLRIGVLGESLELRLGLSPVSVGAGADGRSFTETGMEDLYLGTKLLLAEQEGLRPALAILPQVTVPTGGDAFTSDRTLPGVNFIYGWDLSETVALSGSTQMNRALSEAGGGGPRGGEEEYAEWAQSAVAGFSVGARAGVYAEWFAFFHAEPEGTRAEHYANGGFTWSFSDDLQWDVRAGVGLNESAADFFAGTGLVVRFP